From the genome of Gemmatimonas phototrophica, one region includes:
- a CDS encoding DNA-3-methyladenine glycosylase family protein codes for MARPTATASTLTRARLTRAQAELSARDPKMALAIERVGACTLLPRREGSHFGHLARNIIFQQLSGSAASTIHGRFTALVGGDAQAPDPRAILATSEDALRTCGLSQAKVRAVRDLAQHVVDERLPLHALHTMDDQQVIDALVPVRGIGPWTAQMFLMFRLGRPDVLPVLDLGVRKGAQRIYRTRALPDAVRLEKLARNWRPWASVASWYCWRVLDLEDAGGW; via the coding sequence GTGGCACGCCCCACTGCCACGGCCAGTACGCTGACCCGGGCGCGGCTGACGCGCGCGCAGGCGGAATTGTCGGCCCGTGACCCGAAGATGGCGCTGGCCATTGAGCGCGTAGGGGCGTGCACGCTGCTGCCGCGCCGCGAGGGGTCACACTTCGGACACCTCGCACGCAACATCATTTTTCAGCAACTATCGGGCAGTGCCGCCAGCACCATTCACGGGCGCTTCACGGCGCTCGTGGGTGGCGATGCCCAGGCCCCCGATCCGCGTGCCATTCTGGCCACGTCCGAGGACGCGTTGCGGACGTGCGGACTCTCACAGGCCAAGGTGCGCGCCGTGCGGGACCTCGCCCAGCACGTCGTGGACGAGCGATTGCCGCTGCATGCACTCCACACGATGGACGATCAGCAGGTCATCGATGCGCTGGTGCCGGTGCGTGGCATCGGCCCCTGGACGGCGCAAATGTTTCTCATGTTCCGGCTGGGGCGGCCTGATGTCTTGCCGGTGCTTGACCTCGGCGTGCGCAAAGGGGCGCAGCGCATTTATCGCACCCGGGCGCTGCCGGATGCCGTGCGACTGGAAAAGCTCGCGCGGAACTGGCGTCCCTGGGCAAGCGTTGCCAGTTGGTATTGCTGGCGGGTACTCGATCTCGAGGACGCTGGCGGCTGGTAG
- a CDS encoding protein-glutamate methylesterase/protein-glutamine glutaminase, which produces MIRVLVVDDSALVRRILTEALSKHDDIEVVGTATDPYVARERIAQLRPDVITLDIEMPRMDGLSFLSKLMRHFPLPVVVCSSLTPQNSETALRALSLGAVEVIAKPGSSLAAGDITEELTRAVRAASHARVVKRVESAEPPVTARAAIASLNTTNKIIALGASTGGTQALEQVLRRFPVDAPGTVIVQHMPEHFTLSFAKRLDSVCAMRVQEAKDGDYVVPGLALVAPGGKHLVVQASGARWVARVKDGPKVHHQRPAVDVLFQSVARSAGRNAVAAILTGMGADGAKGMLAMREAGAYTVAQNEETCVVYGMPREAVKLGAAQDILPLDRVADALLHAVHLGAHV; this is translated from the coding sequence GTGATCCGCGTGCTTGTGGTGGACGACTCGGCGCTGGTGCGTCGCATTCTGACCGAAGCACTCTCCAAGCACGACGATATCGAAGTCGTGGGCACGGCCACGGATCCCTATGTGGCGCGCGAACGGATCGCCCAGCTCCGCCCGGATGTCATCACGCTCGACATCGAAATGCCCCGCATGGACGGACTCTCGTTTCTGTCCAAGCTCATGCGACATTTCCCGTTGCCGGTGGTGGTGTGCAGTTCACTGACGCCCCAGAACAGTGAGACGGCGCTGCGGGCCTTGTCGTTGGGGGCGGTGGAAGTCATTGCCAAGCCGGGTTCGTCCCTGGCGGCAGGCGACATCACCGAGGAACTGACCCGAGCGGTACGCGCCGCCTCGCACGCCCGCGTGGTCAAACGCGTGGAGAGTGCAGAGCCCCCGGTCACTGCACGCGCGGCAATCGCGTCGCTCAACACCACGAACAAGATCATCGCGCTGGGCGCGTCCACCGGTGGCACGCAGGCCCTCGAACAGGTCCTGCGCCGCTTCCCTGTGGATGCACCAGGCACCGTGATTGTGCAGCACATGCCTGAGCATTTCACGCTGAGTTTTGCCAAGCGCCTCGATTCCGTGTGCGCCATGCGCGTGCAGGAAGCGAAGGATGGGGACTATGTGGTGCCAGGGCTGGCGCTGGTGGCACCGGGCGGGAAGCACCTGGTCGTGCAGGCCAGTGGTGCACGGTGGGTGGCGCGCGTCAAGGACGGTCCCAAGGTGCACCACCAGCGACCGGCCGTGGACGTGCTCTTTCAGAGTGTGGCTCGCAGTGCCGGCCGGAACGCCGTTGCCGCCATCCTCACGGGGATGGGTGCCGACGGTGCCAAGGGCATGCTCGCCATGCGTGAAGCTGGCGCGTACACGGTGGCGCAGAATGAGGAGACGTGCGTCGTGTACGGCATGCCGCGGGAAGCCGTCAAACTGGGCGCCGCACAAGATATCCTCCCGCTGGACCGGGTGGCCGATGCCTTGCTGCACGCCGTGCACCTCGGCGCGCACGTCTAG
- a CDS encoding prohibitin family protein: MATSLDDKLDGLRDSFTSSVRNNLQNSDNGNGGRNVKRLALAAVGLVVAILLVRPTVAYIEPGHVGIVINRAGGGVSPTPLGPGFHLRNPLFTAITEYPTFMQTLVLTRESTEGSPNNDEINVNSIEGQPLSLDVSMSFELDGSKVPALYQTFRTDIQTISHGFIKQAVRQSLQETVGQEMIADILGPKKAETVAQTQIALQKRLDPYGISVRQFTLNEFRAPKAVMDAISLKNVMSQQALTAQNELQKNTFQAQGDSIKAAGRAKAIMAEAEAQSRANELLSRSITQTLVQYEMAKRWNGQMPQVTGGAMPMMQLPGVTKNE; the protein is encoded by the coding sequence ATGGCGACATCTCTTGATGACAAGCTCGACGGGCTGCGCGATTCGTTCACCAGTTCCGTGCGCAACAACCTCCAGAACTCCGACAACGGCAACGGCGGGCGCAACGTGAAGCGGTTGGCGTTGGCGGCAGTGGGGCTGGTGGTGGCCATTCTGCTGGTGCGCCCCACGGTCGCGTACATCGAACCCGGCCACGTGGGCATCGTGATCAACCGGGCTGGTGGCGGCGTGTCGCCTACGCCGTTGGGCCCCGGATTCCATCTGCGCAATCCGCTGTTCACGGCCATCACGGAGTATCCCACATTCATGCAGACGCTGGTGCTCACGCGGGAAAGCACAGAAGGTTCGCCCAACAACGACGAAATCAACGTGAACTCCATTGAGGGGCAGCCGTTGTCACTCGATGTGTCCATGTCGTTCGAACTCGACGGCTCAAAAGTGCCGGCGCTGTATCAGACCTTCCGTACGGACATCCAGACCATTTCGCACGGTTTCATCAAACAGGCCGTTCGTCAGTCGCTCCAGGAGACCGTCGGGCAGGAGATGATTGCCGATATTCTTGGTCCCAAGAAGGCGGAAACGGTCGCGCAGACGCAGATCGCGTTGCAGAAGCGCCTCGATCCTTACGGCATTTCGGTGCGGCAGTTCACGCTCAACGAGTTCCGCGCACCGAAAGCGGTGATGGATGCCATCTCGCTCAAGAACGTCATGTCGCAGCAGGCGCTCACAGCCCAGAACGAATTGCAGAAGAACACGTTCCAGGCGCAGGGTGACAGTATCAAGGCGGCGGGTCGTGCCAAGGCCATCATGGCGGAAGCCGAAGCGCAGTCGCGGGCGAACGAATTGCTCTCGCGTAGCATTACCCAGACGCTGGTGCAATACGAGATGGCCAAGCGGTGGAACGGCCAGATGCCGCAGGTCACTGGTGGCGCGATGCCCATGATGCAGTTGCCGGGTGTCACCAAGAACGAATAG
- a CDS encoding chemotaxis protein CheD codes for MGTTVTARASERVVGVADLKVSNVAGERLITYALGSCLGIVVHDPVANVAGMLHVMLPTGTIDPAKMADKPAMFVDSGVPLLFKECYKLGAKKERMQVKVAGGAHAGAREEDDRFQIGKRNMIALRKLLWKNGVMVHAHDTGGVQTSRTMWVEVTSGEVTLKINGAESKL; via the coding sequence ATGGGGACCACCGTTACCGCACGCGCCAGTGAGCGCGTCGTCGGCGTCGCCGATCTCAAGGTGTCGAACGTGGCTGGTGAGCGTCTGATCACGTATGCGCTGGGCAGCTGCCTGGGCATCGTGGTGCACGATCCGGTTGCCAACGTGGCTGGCATGCTGCACGTGATGCTCCCCACCGGCACGATCGACCCGGCCAAGATGGCGGACAAGCCGGCCATGTTCGTGGATAGTGGAGTGCCGCTACTCTTCAAGGAGTGCTACAAGCTGGGGGCCAAGAAGGAGCGGATGCAGGTGAAGGTGGCCGGAGGAGCACACGCCGGTGCCCGTGAGGAAGATGATCGGTTCCAGATTGGCAAGCGCAACATGATCGCGTTACGCAAGCTGTTGTGGAAGAACGGTGTGATGGTGCATGCACACGACACCGGCGGCGTGCAGACGTCCCGGACCATGTGGGTTGAGGTGACCAGTGGCGAGGTTACGCTCAAGATCAACGGCGCCGAAAGCAAGCTCTGA
- a CDS encoding chemotaxis protein CheW, with protein MSTQSLQVMNSDTSSLATLAPTRAGKYLTFYLAGEEYGLEILKVSEIIGLQPITRVPRMPEFVRGVINLRGKVIPITDLRMKFGMGAEDSEDSCIIVVQMRGIQTGIVVDRVSEVVAIAEADIEDAPSFGSGIRTEFLLGIGKAGGRVKLLLDIDKVLATAEIAALQDAQAHAD; from the coding sequence ATGAGCACGCAGAGCCTGCAGGTCATGAATTCCGACACCTCCTCCCTCGCGACGCTCGCGCCCACCCGCGCGGGCAAGTACCTCACCTTCTACCTGGCCGGCGAAGAGTACGGTCTGGAGATTCTCAAGGTGAGCGAGATCATCGGACTGCAGCCCATCACGCGCGTGCCCCGCATGCCGGAGTTCGTGCGTGGCGTGATCAATCTGCGGGGCAAGGTGATTCCCATTACCGATCTGCGGATGAAGTTCGGCATGGGCGCCGAAGATTCCGAAGACAGCTGCATCATTGTGGTGCAGATGCGCGGCATCCAAACCGGTATCGTGGTCGATCGCGTGAGCGAAGTGGTGGCCATCGCCGAAGCGGACATTGAGGATGCGCCCAGCTTCGGCTCCGGCATTCGCACCGAGTTCCTGCTGGGCATCGGCAAAGCCGGCGGTCGCGTGAAGCTGCTGCTCGACATCGACAAGGTGTTGGCCACGGCGGAAATTGCTGCGCTGCAGGACGCGCAGGCACACGCCGACTGA
- a CDS encoding CheR family methyltransferase, which produces MTAPATPSLLAECELTAAQFARITAVLHEHAGIRMREGKEGLVRARLTKRLRKLGLNDFSAYLDFVEREPGRKEFAEMIDALTTNKTSFLREVSHFDFLRDAVFPQLPGPVRIWSAGCSSGEEPYTLAMLCNEAFADIAKRDVRILATDLSHRVLAQAKAGVYPAENMGDVPAPWLQKYWSRKQDAGGRPVFEAEKNLRRLVNFAKLNLMERWPMQGPFDAILCRNVMIYFDKATQQQLVERYWQLLRPGGHLFVGHSESLTGLAHKFRYVQPAVYVK; this is translated from the coding sequence ATGACGGCCCCCGCCACGCCATCGCTGTTGGCTGAATGTGAGCTGACAGCCGCGCAGTTCGCGCGCATCACTGCGGTGCTGCACGAACACGCGGGTATCCGCATGCGCGAAGGAAAGGAAGGGTTGGTGCGGGCCCGCCTCACCAAGCGGCTGCGAAAGCTCGGATTGAACGATTTCTCCGCGTATCTCGATTTCGTGGAGCGAGAGCCCGGGCGCAAAGAGTTCGCCGAGATGATCGACGCGCTCACGACGAACAAGACGAGCTTCCTGCGCGAGGTCTCGCACTTCGATTTCCTGCGCGACGCGGTGTTCCCGCAATTGCCGGGGCCGGTCCGCATCTGGAGTGCCGGCTGCTCCAGCGGCGAGGAGCCGTACACGCTGGCCATGTTGTGCAATGAGGCTTTCGCCGATATCGCCAAACGCGACGTCCGTATCCTCGCCACTGACCTGAGTCATCGGGTGCTTGCCCAGGCCAAGGCCGGTGTCTACCCGGCGGAAAACATGGGCGACGTCCCAGCCCCGTGGCTCCAGAAGTATTGGAGTCGGAAGCAGGACGCGGGTGGTCGTCCGGTGTTTGAAGCCGAAAAAAATCTTCGCCGCCTGGTGAATTTCGCCAAGCTGAATCTGATGGAACGATGGCCGATGCAAGGCCCGTTCGATGCCATTCTCTGCCGCAATGTCATGATCTACTTCGACAAGGCTACTCAGCAGCAATTGGTGGAGCGGTATTGGCAACTGTTGCGTCCGGGCGGGCATCTGTTCGTCGGACATTCCGAAAGTCTCACCGGTCTTGCACACAAGTTCCGCTATGTGCAGCCGGCCGTGTATGTGAAGTGA
- a CDS encoding chemotaxis protein CheX, which yields MSSTTVQSLSRATTATFEDLALLFPEMELSPEQAAAPLDVAVSVEFRGPLTGRLVVRVSQSIMPTIAANMLGAEESKQLPLQRDALGEIGNVICGNVLPLIAGADKIFNLAAPVVAEGGSLPHRDEDEPVASVQVGVEDGRAEAILYLFSANATRAA from the coding sequence ATGTCGAGTACTACGGTGCAGTCGCTGTCCCGAGCGACGACAGCGACTTTTGAAGATCTGGCACTTCTCTTCCCCGAGATGGAGCTGTCGCCTGAACAGGCGGCAGCGCCCCTCGATGTGGCGGTGTCGGTGGAGTTCCGTGGTCCGCTGACGGGGCGATTGGTCGTCCGCGTCTCGCAGTCCATCATGCCCACCATCGCCGCCAACATGCTGGGAGCGGAAGAGTCCAAACAGTTGCCGCTGCAGCGGGATGCGCTGGGGGAAATCGGCAATGTGATTTGCGGGAACGTGCTTCCCCTGATCGCTGGCGCCGACAAGATCTTCAACCTGGCCGCACCCGTCGTCGCGGAAGGAGGCAGTCTGCCGCATCGCGATGAGGACGAGCCGGTGGCGAGTGTGCAGGTGGGCGTGGAAGACGGTCGCGCCGAGGCGATCCTGTATCTGTTCAGCGCCAACGCGACCCGCGCCGCCTGA
- a CDS encoding TIGR01777 family oxidoreductase, producing MPEFRQRVRVPVSAQELFAWHERPGAFLRLSPPWDRPEVVSHVGGIRDGAKVELRVHAGPIPTTWKLEHRDYIANEQFRDVMIAGPFTSWVHTHRVEPDGPSASVLDDHIAYELPLGTLGEAVGGGFAASTLARVFAYRHAITLGDLERHAEYASRPRLRVAITGATGFIGSQLAAFLSTGGHEVIRIGRGAVQPGVVDVSWNPSRGQLDAGSLEGVDAVIHLAGSSIAERWTAAHKQAIRDSRVEGTSLLAHTLAQLSRKPRVLLSGSAIGVYGNRGDDVLDERSAFGTDFLADVGKAWEAATAPAERAGIRVVHLRTGIVQGAAGGALAKQAPLFKFGVGGPLGSGTQWLSPIALDDHLGAMHFCLMRDDISGPVNLVAPEAVTNAEFTRVLAEVLSRPALVPAPAFALRLALGREMADATVLTSQRVRPTVLERAGFRWRFPTLKSMLQFELGA from the coding sequence ATGCCGGAGTTTCGTCAGCGGGTACGGGTGCCAGTGTCGGCGCAGGAGCTGTTTGCGTGGCACGAGCGTCCGGGCGCCTTTCTTCGCCTGTCGCCGCCGTGGGATCGCCCCGAGGTGGTGTCGCACGTCGGGGGAATTCGCGATGGTGCCAAGGTTGAGTTACGGGTACATGCCGGCCCCATTCCCACCACGTGGAAGCTCGAGCACCGCGACTATATCGCCAACGAGCAGTTCCGCGATGTCATGATTGCAGGGCCGTTCACGTCGTGGGTGCACACCCACCGCGTGGAGCCGGACGGTCCGTCAGCCAGCGTGCTCGACGATCACATCGCGTATGAGCTGCCGTTGGGGACGCTGGGTGAGGCGGTAGGCGGAGGGTTCGCCGCCAGCACACTGGCACGGGTCTTTGCCTACCGGCACGCCATTACGCTGGGTGATCTGGAACGGCACGCGGAGTATGCGAGCCGGCCTCGTCTGCGGGTCGCCATTACCGGGGCGACGGGATTCATTGGCAGCCAGCTGGCAGCGTTCCTGAGCACGGGCGGCCACGAAGTCATTCGCATTGGTCGAGGGGCGGTACAGCCCGGTGTGGTCGATGTGTCGTGGAACCCATCACGCGGCCAGTTGGACGCGGGCTCTCTGGAAGGGGTGGATGCGGTGATCCACCTGGCCGGGTCCAGCATTGCCGAACGGTGGACGGCCGCGCACAAGCAGGCCATTCGCGACAGTCGCGTGGAAGGCACCTCGTTGCTGGCGCACACGCTGGCGCAGCTGTCGCGCAAGCCGCGCGTGCTGCTGAGCGGGTCGGCGATTGGGGTGTACGGCAACCGCGGCGACGACGTGCTCGACGAGCGCAGCGCCTTCGGCACCGACTTCCTTGCCGATGTGGGCAAGGCGTGGGAAGCGGCCACCGCGCCGGCTGAACGCGCGGGCATTCGGGTGGTGCACCTGCGCACAGGCATTGTGCAGGGAGCGGCTGGTGGCGCACTCGCCAAGCAGGCCCCGCTCTTCAAGTTTGGTGTGGGCGGCCCGTTGGGGAGCGGCACACAGTGGCTCAGTCCAATCGCTCTGGATGATCACCTTGGCGCCATGCACTTCTGTCTCATGCGCGATGACATATCGGGCCCCGTGAACCTGGTGGCACCGGAGGCGGTCACCAACGCCGAGTTTACGAGGGTGCTGGCTGAGGTCTTGTCGCGTCCGGCGCTGGTACCGGCCCCGGCCTTTGCCCTTCGGCTGGCACTGGGCCGTGAGATGGCCGATGCGACGGTGCTGACCAGTCAGCGGGTGCGTCCCACGGTGCTGGAGCGGGCCGGCTTCCGTTGGCGGTTTCCAACGCTCAAGTCAATGCTGCAGTTTGAGTTAGGGGCTTGA
- a CDS encoding sensor histidine kinase translates to MPLSTNAVTNETIVRFARKVSHDLNNFSTVVRTYSELLLSDLPPDSPTYADVAEIQRAAESMVQYLQRVTRFARAGSMKRTPIGADAGIQDAVALFGASVPARPVQLEATSGATIQADAIWWRDVVLELLQNAHDAAPAGSPILVRTARDGEHMIVAVEDHGPGFPADVADVATEPLVSGKAGVRGAGMGLAIVGAFVGALNGSMTAERHDDRTVVTLRLPAS, encoded by the coding sequence ATGCCTCTTTCGACAAATGCGGTCACGAACGAGACGATTGTCCGGTTCGCCCGCAAGGTGTCACACGACCTGAACAACTTCTCCACGGTTGTGCGCACCTACAGCGAGTTACTGCTGTCCGACCTGCCGCCCGACTCACCAACCTACGCCGATGTCGCTGAGATTCAGCGCGCGGCGGAGAGCATGGTGCAGTACCTGCAGCGGGTCACCCGATTCGCGCGCGCCGGATCGATGAAACGCACGCCCATCGGTGCGGACGCCGGCATTCAGGATGCGGTGGCGCTCTTTGGCGCCAGTGTGCCAGCCCGGCCGGTGCAACTTGAGGCCACCTCAGGGGCTACCATTCAGGCCGACGCGATCTGGTGGCGGGACGTCGTACTGGAACTGCTGCAGAACGCGCACGACGCGGCGCCGGCGGGAAGCCCCATTCTGGTGCGCACCGCGCGGGACGGGGAGCACATGATCGTGGCGGTGGAAGACCATGGCCCCGGATTTCCCGCCGATGTGGCCGACGTGGCCACCGAGCCGTTGGTCAGCGGCAAGGCTGGCGTTCGCGGGGCCGGCATGGGGCTCGCCATTGTCGGCGCGTTTGTTGGCGCCTTGAACGGCTCCATGACGGCCGAACGGCACGACGACCGCACTGTGGTCACGCTCCGTCTTCCAGCAAGCTGA
- a CDS encoding response regulator — MAFNVLVVDDSAVMRQMVVRTLKMSGIPLASVLEAGNGEEGLFTLQEQWVDLLLLDINMPVMNGEEMLRRVRANPETENLPVIVVSTEGSEARLHTLTELGAAIVRKPFAPETLRDTILRITGVTDVEYYGAVAVPSDDSDF, encoded by the coding sequence ATGGCCTTTAACGTGCTCGTGGTCGACGACAGCGCCGTCATGCGGCAGATGGTCGTGCGGACCCTCAAAATGAGTGGGATCCCGCTGGCCTCGGTTCTCGAGGCTGGGAACGGCGAAGAGGGGCTGTTTACGCTCCAGGAACAGTGGGTAGACCTGCTGCTGCTGGACATCAACATGCCCGTGATGAATGGCGAGGAGATGCTGCGACGTGTCCGCGCCAATCCGGAAACGGAAAACCTGCCGGTGATCGTCGTGTCAACGGAAGGCAGTGAAGCTCGCTTGCACACGCTCACGGAGCTTGGTGCGGCGATTGTCCGAAAGCCCTTCGCGCCGGAAACCCTGCGCGACACCATTTTGCGCATTACTGGAGTGACAGATGTCGAGTACTACGGTGCAGTCGCTGTCCCGAGCGACGACAGCGACTTTTGA